In one window of Pseudomonadota bacterium DNA:
- the glmS gene encoding glutamine--fructose-6-phosphate transaminase (isomerizing) codes for MCGIVGYIGKEEACDILIEALKKLEYRGYDSAGVAIWCNNKIATARKKGKVDELRKVVSEHVFSGTMGLAHTRWATHGMPSEKNAHPHKAGDVVAVHNGIIENYVELKERLRGEGRKFLSDTDTEVVPHLITSYIEKGNDFLEAVKLTLRELKGSYALGIMREKERVIIAAKKESPLIIGIGDGEYFIASDAPPILNRTNRLIFLEDNDIAVFKDDTFMIIDQDGNSVERNIHQVSWSGAMAEKGGYKHFMLKEIFEQPRAIAETLIGRLDEERGQIDFDELKMPDLKKIKKIWMVACGTSYHACMIGKYVIEANLRIPVETDLASEFRYRDPIISRSDMLILISQSGETADTIAAMKEGKKNGAYTLSICNVLGSTLARDADGVIFTHAGPEIGVASTKAFTTQISVLFMLMLYMGKKLGLMDSNTLREKIGEIKKIPHKVQIILDKSKDLEELARKYIGFKDFLYIGRGINYSTALEGALKLKEISYIHAEAYAAGEMKHGPIALIDENLPVAIISPNDSTYHKTCGNIEEVMARRGRAILFTDTDTHEMADRADACFIIPSTIYELQPILSVLPLQLLAYYIANLLGTDVDQPRNLAKSVTVE; via the coding sequence ATGTGTGGAATAGTTGGATATATCGGAAAAGAAGAGGCCTGCGACATACTCATCGAGGCCCTGAAAAAACTTGAATACAGAGGATATGACTCTGCCGGTGTAGCCATCTGGTGCAATAATAAAATAGCAACGGCAAGAAAAAAAGGCAAAGTTGACGAATTGAGGAAGGTCGTTTCTGAACATGTTTTTAGCGGTACAATGGGGCTTGCCCATACAAGGTGGGCTACGCATGGAATGCCTTCGGAAAAAAATGCACATCCACATAAAGCAGGCGACGTGGTTGCGGTCCATAACGGTATTATTGAAAACTATGTTGAGTTAAAGGAAAGGCTGAGAGGGGAGGGTCGCAAATTTCTGTCGGATACCGATACGGAAGTTGTTCCTCATCTGATTACATCTTACATAGAGAAAGGTAATGATTTTCTGGAGGCAGTCAAGTTAACCCTTAGAGAGCTAAAAGGTTCTTATGCTTTGGGCATTATGAGGGAGAAGGAAAGGGTAATTATTGCTGCAAAAAAAGAAAGTCCTCTTATAATCGGTATCGGAGACGGTGAATATTTTATCGCAAGCGATGCGCCGCCTATTCTCAACAGGACAAACAGGCTCATATTTCTTGAGGACAACGATATTGCTGTTTTCAAGGATGATACATTCATGATTATCGACCAGGATGGAAATAGTGTGGAGAGAAATATTCACCAGGTAAGCTGGTCAGGTGCTATGGCAGAGAAAGGCGGTTATAAGCATTTTATGCTGAAAGAGATATTCGAACAACCCAGAGCAATTGCTGAAACCCTGATAGGAAGGTTGGATGAGGAGAGAGGACAGATTGATTTTGATGAACTGAAGATGCCTGATTTGAAAAAGATAAAAAAGATATGGATGGTGGCCTGTGGTACTTCATACCATGCATGTATGATTGGTAAATACGTGATCGAAGCAAATTTACGCATACCCGTCGAGACTGATCTGGCTTCCGAGTTCCGTTACAGAGACCCTATTATAAGCAGGAGCGACATGCTTATCCTGATTTCACAGTCAGGGGAAACTGCAGATACTATTGCTGCCATGAAAGAAGGAAAAAAGAATGGCGCCTACACCTTATCAATTTGTAATGTCCTTGGCAGCACACTTGCCAGGGACGCCGACGGTGTAATATTCACCCATGCCGGTCCGGAAATAGGAGTCGCCTCGACAAAGGCGTTTACTACACAGATTTCTGTACTTTTCATGCTAATGCTTTATATGGGCAAAAAGCTGGGACTTATGGATAGCAACACTTTAAGGGAGAAAATAGGTGAAATTAAAAAGATTCCTCACAAAGTGCAGATAATTCTTGATAAATCAAAAGACCTTGAAGAACTTGCAAGGAAATATATTGGATTTAAGGATTTTCTCTATATTGGAAGGGGGATAAATTATTCAACAGCCCTGGAAGGTGCCTTGAAGCTTAAAGAGATTTCCTATATACATGCTGAAGCATATGCAGCAGGGGAGATGAAACATGGCCCTATTGCACTGATTGATGAGAATTTACCGGTTGCAATTATATCACCGAACGACTCAACATATCATAAGACATGCGGCAATATTGAAGAAGTAATGGCAAGGAGAGGGAGGGCTATACTTTTCACGGATACAGATACACATGAAATGGCGGATAGGGCGGATGCCTGCTTTATCATTCCTTCAACCATTTATGAGCTCCAGCCAATTTTATCTGTGCTGCCGCTGCAGCTTCTCGCTTACTATATTGCCAATCTGCTTGGCACGGATGTGGATCAACCACGCAATCTGGCGAAAAGCGTAACGGTAGAGTAA
- a CDS encoding PAS domain S-box protein has product MGKKESNEPFPVELTALRRRIAELERKQTRDIAARKQAEKALQEANEWMEFAQRSAKAGIWNWDIKTGQLEWSPELFKLFGLDSHQTDASFEAWESVIHPDDLEAAKSRIDLALKDSSFLTNEYRIIRQDGQVRWISALGQASPIRMSGICIDITDRKQAEDALRKSNERLGILSDIARELLASDASQTIIEELCQKVMTYLNCDVFFNFLVDDEKQRLHLNAAAGISDKSAKEIQWLDFGVAVCGTMARDSCRIVAEHIPTAMGPKTDLISSFGIKAYACHPLLSYGKVIGALSFGTRSRLFFSKDDLNMMKAVADQVALAIERKRTVETLRKAREGLEQRVAEGTLELKRLAELLELAHDAIIVIDVKGKISFWNSGAQKIYGWTKQEAIGKISHELLLAKFPVPLKNIMATTLRKGRWEGELIHTTKDKRKITVLSRWAMEHGNEKRSTNVLEINSDITERKQAEDALRLTNTYNRSLIETSLDPLVTISAEGKINDVNTATEMVTGFSRDDLIGRDFSDYFTDQKKARTGYKLVFKEGFVHDYELEIRHRDGHITPVIYNASVYRDEAGRVKGVFAAARDITKRKQAEEELVRLAAAVEQSADGITITDPKRIILYVNPSFLVQTGYSKTELIAQNIEIVRSGKDGEGIYRDMRDKTAHGKVWSGEVTNKRKDGTPYDAYMTVSPVKDPANRITNYVSIINDITEKKRFEKQLREAQKMQAIGTLAGGVAHDFNNIIAGIIGFTEMVLEDAPAESPSRRRLQLVLKGAYRGRDLVKQILAFSRKGEHEKKPVSLNHVIEEVSLLLRASLPTTIEIRENLVLESDTIMADQTQVHQVILNLCSNAAYAMREKGGTLRIELAEESLGPEDRRLYPESRPGQYVRLTISDTGCGIEQEHMDHIFEPFFTTKSPGEGTGLGLSVVHGIIKNHDGFVRVYSKPEKGSSFHVFLPKTKEQRLPESAQIDSVTGGKESILFVDDEELLVEMVQQRLERLGYKAVGTTNALKALDIFRAQPDMFHLVITDYTMPQMTGLDLSIKLLRIRPDIPIIMCSGLNDPVPIKKLKKAGITRLITKPFGKKEFSQTIRSVLDKKKTENR; this is encoded by the coding sequence GTGGGTAAAAAAGAAAGCAATGAGCCGTTTCCTGTTGAACTTACTGCGTTACGCAGGCGTATCGCAGAGCTTGAAAGAAAACAAACTAGAGACATCGCCGCACGTAAACAGGCAGAAAAGGCTTTGCAGGAAGCGAACGAGTGGATGGAGTTTGCCCAGCGGTCGGCCAAAGCCGGAATCTGGAATTGGGATATCAAGACAGGGCAACTTGAATGGTCGCCGGAGTTATTCAAACTTTTCGGGTTGGACAGCCATCAAACAGATGCATCATTCGAGGCATGGGAGTCCGTTATTCATCCGGATGATCTTGAGGCTGCCAAATCCAGGATTGATCTTGCGCTGAAGGACTCTTCGTTCCTGACAAACGAGTACCGGATAATACGTCAAGATGGGCAGGTGCGATGGATTAGTGCATTGGGTCAAGCTAGCCCTATCCGCATGAGCGGTATATGCATTGACATTACCGACCGCAAACAAGCTGAGGATGCACTCCGTAAGAGCAATGAACGACTAGGCATCCTGTCTGATATTGCCAGAGAACTGCTTGCAAGCGATGCGTCACAGACCATTATAGAAGAGCTATGCCAAAAGGTGATGACATATCTCAATTGTGATGTTTTTTTCAATTTCCTGGTTGATGACGAGAAACAACGACTTCATCTGAACGCCGCTGCAGGCATATCCGACAAGTCTGCTAAAGAAATACAGTGGCTGGATTTTGGGGTAGCGGTCTGCGGAACAATGGCCCGCGACTCCTGTCGAATAGTGGCCGAACATATTCCCACTGCAATGGGTCCAAAGACTGATCTGATAAGCTCTTTCGGCATCAAGGCCTATGCTTGCCATCCGTTACTGTCTTACGGCAAGGTGATCGGCGCTCTTTCATTCGGCACCAGATCGAGGCTCTTTTTTTCGAAAGACGACCTGAACATGATGAAGGCGGTAGCTGACCAGGTTGCCCTTGCAATAGAGCGGAAAAGAACGGTTGAGACACTCCGTAAGGCCCGTGAAGGGCTTGAACAGCGGGTCGCGGAAGGAACATTGGAACTAAAGCGTCTGGCAGAATTACTCGAACTCGCACATGACGCCATTATTGTCATAGACGTAAAAGGAAAGATCTCATTCTGGAACTCCGGTGCTCAAAAAATATACGGCTGGACAAAGCAGGAAGCCATCGGCAAAATATCTCATGAGCTTCTCCTTGCCAAATTTCCTGTTCCTTTGAAGAATATTATGGCAACCACCTTACGGAAAGGCCGTTGGGAAGGCGAACTTATTCATACCACAAAAGATAAGAGAAAAATTACTGTGTTAAGTCGATGGGCTATGGAACACGGCAATGAAAAGAGATCCACAAACGTCCTGGAAATAAATAGTGATATTACGGAGCGTAAGCAGGCAGAGGATGCCCTGCGGCTTACCAATACTTACAATCGAAGCTTGATTGAAACAAGCCTTGATCCTCTTGTCACAATAAGTGCTGAAGGTAAAATAAACGATGTAAATACCGCTACCGAAATGGTAACGGGATTTTCTCGGGATGATTTGATCGGAAGAGATTTTTCCGACTATTTTACAGACCAGAAAAAAGCTCGTACCGGATATAAGTTAGTGTTTAAAGAGGGTTTTGTCCATGATTACGAGTTAGAAATCCGACACAGAGATGGACACATTACCCCGGTAATCTATAACGCATCGGTATATAGAGACGAGGCGGGCCGTGTGAAAGGTGTCTTTGCGGCAGCAAGGGATATTACAAAACGCAAGCAAGCGGAGGAAGAGCTGGTACGTCTTGCGGCTGCAGTAGAGCAATCTGCCGATGGAATAACCATAACTGACCCGAAGAGAATAATACTTTACGTAAATCCTTCATTTCTCGTACAAACAGGGTACTCCAAGACAGAGCTCATCGCTCAAAACATTGAAATAGTGAGAAGCGGTAAGGATGGAGAAGGCATCTACCGGGATATGCGCGACAAAACAGCCCATGGAAAGGTTTGGTCCGGTGAAGTGACCAATAAAAGGAAAGACGGGACGCCCTATGATGCCTATATGACTGTCTCCCCGGTTAAAGACCCGGCCAACAGGATCACCAACTACGTGTCAATTATCAATGATATTACGGAAAAGAAAAGGTTTGAGAAACAACTACGGGAAGCCCAGAAGATGCAAGCAATCGGTACATTGGCCGGTGGTGTAGCTCACGATTTTAATAATATTATTGCGGGTATTATAGGTTTCACAGAGATGGTGCTTGAGGACGCTCCTGCAGAAAGTCCTTCCCGGCGAAGGTTGCAGCTCGTACTCAAGGGGGCTTATCGCGGTCGAGACCTTGTAAAACAAATACTTGCATTCAGCCGGAAGGGTGAGCACGAAAAAAAACCTGTTTCTCTGAATCATGTTATTGAAGAAGTATCCCTCTTACTCAGAGCTTCTCTGCCGACAACCATCGAAATAAGGGAAAATCTTGTCCTCGAGTCGGATACTATCATGGCTGATCAGACCCAAGTCCATCAAGTAATCTTAAACCTTTGTTCAAATGCTGCCTATGCAATGCGCGAGAAAGGTGGAACACTAAGGATAGAACTTGCAGAGGAAAGTTTGGGTCCAGAAGATCGCAGACTATATCCGGAGTCAAGACCAGGCCAGTATGTGAGACTGACTATAAGCGATACAGGCTGCGGGATCGAGCAAGAACATATGGACCATATTTTCGAACCATTTTTTACCACTAAAAGCCCTGGTGAAGGAACCGGCCTTGGTCTTTCAGTGGTACATGGGATCATAAAGAATCATGATGGATTTGTGAGAGTTTACAGCAAACCGGAGAAAGGGTCATCATTTCATGTGTTCTTGCCTAAAACTAAGGAACAACGATTGCCTGAATCGGCTCAAATTGATTCGGTGACAGGCGGCAAGGAATCCATTCTGTTTGTGGATGATGAAGAATTATTGGTTGAAATGGTGCAGCAGAGGCTGGAACGCCTGGGATACAAGGCAGTGGGCACGACAAATGCACTAAAGGCGCTCGATATTTTTCGTGCCCAGCCGGATATGTTCCATCTTGTCATAACTGATTATACTATGCCCCAGATGACAGGCCTTGATCTATCAATTAAGCTGCTTCGCATAAGACCGGATATTCCGATTATCATGTGTTCCGGATTAAACGATCCCGTACCAATAAAGAAATTGAAAAAAGCAGGCATAACAAGACTAATTACCAAGCCCTTCGGGAAAAAGGAGTTTTCTCAAACTATTCGAAGTGTACTCGATAAGAAAAAAACAGAAAACAGATAG
- a CDS encoding sigma-54 dependent transcriptional regulator — MAKVLIIDDDEIFSEMIADIVLRVGHNPSRSFNLNDGLKKVFAEPFDVVFLDIFLPDGNGLEALPQIREAGYLPEIIILTGFGDANGAELAIKNGAWDYIEKPSSIKEVTLSLIRALEYRKEKTTNKSPVALNRGAIIGNSSGIRACIDLLAKAASSDINVVITGETGTGKELFASAIHSNSSRAHKNFVVVDCASLPQTLVESILFGHEKGSFTGADKTQTGLIKQAHGGTLFLDEVGELPLSLQKNLLRALQEHRFRPVGSELEIESNFRLISATNKDLNKMVETGQFREDLLFRLRSLTIDLPPLRKHPEDIKELLVSFITKLCDRYGKGIKGFSPEFLEALEKYEWPGNVRELLSAVESAVSEALEEPALFPKHLPLNIRISLKKASLQKDVNTVNGEENNLHLAASIPVLKDFRDNAIAKAERTYLENILASTSNNIIESCRISGLSRPRLYALLKKYNLIKR; from the coding sequence ATGGCGAAAGTCCTTATTATTGATGATGATGAAATATTTTCTGAGATGATTGCCGATATTGTGCTACGTGTCGGTCACAACCCATCACGTTCTTTTAATCTCAATGATGGATTGAAAAAGGTATTTGCCGAACCCTTTGATGTAGTTTTTCTTGATATATTTTTGCCTGATGGTAATGGACTGGAAGCTCTTCCGCAAATCAGAGAGGCGGGATATTTGCCTGAAATAATCATTCTCACGGGGTTTGGAGATGCCAATGGCGCTGAGTTGGCTATTAAAAACGGCGCCTGGGATTATATTGAAAAACCTTCTTCAATCAAAGAAGTTACACTTTCTCTTATCAGGGCTCTTGAATACCGGAAAGAGAAAACGACGAATAAATCTCCCGTGGCGCTGAATCGTGGAGCGATTATCGGCAACAGTTCAGGCATAAGGGCGTGCATAGACCTTCTTGCCAAAGCTGCATCGAGTGACATAAATGTAGTAATTACCGGAGAAACCGGTACAGGCAAAGAGCTTTTTGCATCGGCAATACACAGCAACAGCTCCAGGGCTCATAAAAACTTCGTTGTAGTGGATTGTGCTTCCCTACCTCAGACCCTTGTGGAAAGCATCCTTTTTGGCCATGAAAAAGGATCATTTACCGGAGCCGACAAAACACAAACCGGTCTCATAAAACAGGCTCATGGAGGAACGCTATTTCTTGACGAAGTCGGTGAATTACCGCTCTCCCTCCAGAAGAATCTATTACGGGCTCTCCAGGAACATCGTTTTCGTCCTGTTGGTTCTGAATTGGAGATAGAAAGTAATTTTCGTCTCATTTCTGCAACAAATAAGGATCTGAATAAAATGGTAGAAACAGGACAGTTCCGGGAAGACCTCCTTTTTCGTCTCCGCTCACTCACTATTGATCTTCCCCCGTTAAGAAAGCATCCGGAAGATATCAAAGAATTACTTGTATCTTTTATTACAAAGCTCTGTGATCGTTATGGAAAGGGAATCAAAGGGTTTTCGCCTGAATTTCTTGAAGCTCTTGAAAAATATGAATGGCCGGGGAACGTGAGGGAATTGTTAAGCGCTGTTGAGAGCGCTGTCTCTGAAGCGCTTGAGGAACCGGCGCTGTTTCCCAAGCACCTACCGTTGAACATAAGGATCAGTTTGAAAAAGGCATCTCTACAGAAAGATGTGAACACCGTTAATGGCGAAGAAAACAATTTACATTTAGCGGCTTCAATCCCTGTGCTCAAAGATTTCAGGGATAATGCGATTGCTAAGGCTGAAAGGACATACCTCGAAAATATTTTGGCTTCTACCAGTAACAATATTATAGAGTCTTGCCGGATTTCCGGTTTGTCGCGGCCAAGGTTGTATGCACTTTTGAAGAAATATAACCTTATAAAACGATGA